The following DNA comes from Candidatus Desulfatibia profunda.
AAATATGACCCGGTAGACGCTCGACAGCCGGAACTCAAAAACATTCCAACCCCAAACAAGGTTACGCTTTTACTGGATAAGCCCTATAATCGGAGAGACTCGATATTATTCCGTACCGGAGATACGGTCAAAACCGGTCAGAAGCTGTCTTATTCCGATGCCGGTGATGCCTATGTAACTTCTACGGTCACGGGCACCATCTCCGCCATTTCGTCCTTTGTCGGCGACTATGGCAGGATGTACACAGCCGTAACGATCGACGTCGCCGACAGCGAAGAGAGCGATGATGTCTTCCGGACGCAAACCGCTCAACCGGCCCTTGACACGGCTAAAAATTATTTGGCCGGCGCGCCGGGCAACCCCTCTTTTAAATTCCTTTCCGATCCTGAAAAGCCGATACATACCTTGATTATCTGCGGCGTTGACCGTGATTTGCTCATAACCACCAACCAGTATGTATTAAAATCACAAATCAACGCCATTAAGAGCGGTGTTCGTGTTTTGAAATCAATTGCCGGCATTGATGCGATCCTTATTGCCGTGCCCCAGCATCTGATGCAGGATGCGGCCGGCAGCGGGGCTGAAGTCAGAGTTATTGATTCCGAATATCCGGCCGCACTTCCGAAACTTATGATTCAAAAGATTTTAGGCCGGATCGTACCGGCCGGTCAGACATGCGAAGACCTGGGAGTCTGCTTTATCAGTG
Coding sequences within:
- a CDS encoding 4Fe-4S dicluster domain-containing protein, producing the protein MVKRSFIGLKKPRLKYDPVDARQPELKNIPTPNKVTLLLDKPYNRRDSILFRTGDTVKTGQKLSYSDAGDAYVTSTVTGTISAISSFVGDYGRMYTAVTIDVADSEESDDVFRTQTAQPALDTAKNYLAGAPGNPSFKFLSDPEKPIHTLIICGVDRDLLITTNQYVLKSQINAIKSGVRVLKSIAGIDAILIAVPQHLMQDAAGSGAEVRVIDSEYPAALPKLMIQKILGRIVPAGQTCEDLGVCFISAEAVASIGRAFDQGHIPVAKTFTFIDKNGSKTMASARIGTPVSEVLKAFDVTLKEKDRVIFGGPMTGSAVYSEDYPVQADTDAIIVQESDKIPLVADYPCINCGECVRICPANVPVNMLVRFLEAGKYETAADEYDLYSCIECGLCSYVCVSRMPVYHYIKLGKYELERIRTAEATNA